In Thermodesulfobacteriota bacterium, the genomic stretch CGGAAGGCGGAATCGGCAAGGGCATGTCCGTCCTCGATATAGGCTGCGGCACAGGCTCGCTCGCGGAGCTTATACTGTCATGCCTTCCGGGGGCCAGGGTCTTCGGGTGCGACCTGGCCTTCCCTATGCTCCGCAGGGCAGGCGAGAAGCTCGGACAGAGGCTTACGGGCCTTGCAGGGGCGGACTGCGAAGCCCTTCCGTTCAGGGATTCCACCTTTGATTGCGCGGCATCAAGCCTTACATACCAGTGGGCCGGGGACCTCTCCTCGGCTTTTGCCGAGGCGTGCCGCGTGCTCAAGCCGGGCGGCCTCTTCGCCATCTCTACGCTCGGGCCAGGGACCTTGTCCGAATTGAGGGAATGCTACCCCGGATACCGGGGCCTTGAGTTCAAAGCTTCCGATGAAGTCACGAACGAGGCGGAGAGGGCCGGTCTTGAGATAATAAGTGCGGATAAAAGAATTGTCAAAAAGGCCTATAAGGATTTCTATGAGCTTCTACGGACGCTCAAGCACATAGGCGCCGCGCCTCCGTTGGAGCGCGGCAAAGGGCTTGCGCCCGTAAGGGAGCTCAGGGAGGCAGGGGCTGCCTATGCCCGGAAGTTCCCGGCTGATGGCCAGGGCGTCACCGCAAGCTACGGGCTTATAATAATCACCGCAAGGAAAAAACGGCCATGAAAAAAAAGACAGCCGGGCTAGTCGGGCTGGATAAAAACCACGTGTGGCATCCCTTCACGCAGATGCGCGAATGGGAGGCTTCCGACCCCCTTGTAATCGAGCGGGGACAAGGGAGCTACCTCATCGATACCGAGGGCAGGCGCTACCTGGACGGCGTATCCTCCCTTTGGGTCAATGTCCACGGCCACAGGAAAAGGGAGGTAGACCGGGCCATAAAAGAGCAGCTGGGCCGAATCGCCCACTCGACTCTCCTCGGGCTCGCAAACGTCCCATCCATAAAACTTGCGGAAAGGCTCGTAAAGGCCGCGCCGAAGGGGCTTACCAGGGTCTTCTATTCGGACAACGGCTCTACTGCCGTCGAGATAGCCCTCAAGATGGCCTTCCAGTTCTGTGAAGAGACCGCAAAACCCGGGAAGAAACGGTTCGTCGCCTTCACCGGGGCCTATCACGGCGACACCTTCGGGTCAATGAGCGTCGGCGAGATAGACATATTCGTAAAGAAGTACAGGCCGCTCCTCTTCAGGCCCTTCCGCGCTCCATACCCGTACTGCTACAGGTGCCCGATCAAGGCGAAAAAAGCCTTCCCGGACTGCAAGACCGCGTGCCTCAAGGCTTTCGAGGATGTGTTAAAGAAGCACCACAAGGAGATCGCGGCCTGCGTGATCGAGCCGATCCTTCAGGGCGCGGCGGGCGTGGTCATCTCGCCCCCCGGGTTCCTCAAGGAAGTAAGAAGGCTTACGAAAAAATATGACGTCCTCCTCATAGCCGACGAGGTCGCTACAGGCTTCGGCAGGACCGGCCATATGTTCGCCTGCGATGCCGAAAAGGTCTCCCCTGATTTCCTCTGCCTTGCCAAGGGCCTTACAGGGGGCTACCTCCCGCTTGCCGCGACCCTCACGACGGACAGGGTCTATAAGGCATTTTTAGGCAAATACGAGGAGTACAAGAGCTTCTTCCACGGGCACACCTATACCGGGAACCCGCTAGGTTGCGCTGCCGCAATCGCCAGCCTCGATGTATTTGAAAAGGAAAAGGTGCTGCAAAAACTCGCACCAAAAGTGAATATTTTCAACGTGTTACTTGAGAAGCTTAAAGGACTGCCGCATGTCGGCGACGTCAGGCGGATAGGGCTCGTTGCCGGGATAGAGCTCGTAAAGGACAAAAGGACGAAAGAGGCCTACACTGCCCGCGAGCGGGTGGGCTACCGGGCCTGCCTCCGCGCCAGGGACTACGGGGTAATACTCCGGCCCCTCGGGGACGTTGTCGTCATAATGCCGCCCTTGAGCGCTACCGCAAGAGAAATAGAGAAGATAGTGGATGCGGCCTACAGGGGGATAAGGGAGATTACGGAGGGCATTGCCCAGTGAAACGCGCCTTCTTCATCACAGGCACCGACACCGGAGTCGGCAAGACCGAGGCCGCCTGCATGCTCGCAAGGGCCTTCAGGGCAGCGGGCTTGAAGCCCGGGGTCATGAAGCCGGTGGAGACCGGCTGCCCTGAAAGGGACGGCAGGCTCGTGCCGACTGACGCCCTGAGGCTCAAGGAGGCATCCGGCACCGAAGCCCCGCTTGAGCTTATAAACCCATACAGGTTCGCGCCGCCGCTCGCGCCTTTTACCGCTTCTGAGCT encodes the following:
- a CDS encoding methyltransferase domain-containing protein, which codes for MLKACFDKSAVRRSFSRAASTYDEFADFQYETANKVSAALRELLPEGGIGKGMSVLDIGCGTGSLAELILSCLPGARVFGCDLAFPMLRRAGEKLGQRLTGLAGADCEALPFRDSTFDCAASSLTYQWAGDLSSAFAEACRVLKPGGLFAISTLGPGTLSELRECYPGYRGLEFKASDEVTNEAERAGLEIISADKRIVKKAYKDFYELLRTLKHIGAAPPLERGKGLAPVRELREAGAAYARKFPADGQGVTASYGLIIITARKKRP
- the bioA gene encoding adenosylmethionine--8-amino-7-oxononanoate transaminase, which gives rise to MKKKTAGLVGLDKNHVWHPFTQMREWEASDPLVIERGQGSYLIDTEGRRYLDGVSSLWVNVHGHRKREVDRAIKEQLGRIAHSTLLGLANVPSIKLAERLVKAAPKGLTRVFYSDNGSTAVEIALKMAFQFCEETAKPGKKRFVAFTGAYHGDTFGSMSVGEIDIFVKKYRPLLFRPFRAPYPYCYRCPIKAKKAFPDCKTACLKAFEDVLKKHHKEIAACVIEPILQGAAGVVISPPGFLKEVRRLTKKYDVLLIADEVATGFGRTGHMFACDAEKVSPDFLCLAKGLTGGYLPLAATLTTDRVYKAFLGKYEEYKSFFHGHTYTGNPLGCAAAIASLDVFEKEKVLQKLAPKVNIFNVLLEKLKGLPHVGDVRRIGLVAGIELVKDKRTKEAYTARERVGYRACLRARDYGVILRPLGDVVVIMPPLSATAREIEKIVDAAYRGIREITEGIAQ